In Deltaproteobacteria bacterium, the sequence TAATTCTGGCGCTAACTCAATCTCAGGTCGCATATCACGTAAGCATAAATATAACTTTTCTAAAGTATTAAGCTTCATATACTCACAAGTGCTACAACCACATGATGCTTCTGTGAGGGTAGCTGGCGCCGCTACAATGAAATTCTTACTCGGTGAAGCTTTACGCATCTGATGTAAAATACCGATTTCAGTAGCAACTATAAAAGTCTGTACTGGACTTTTTTGCGTATAATCAAGCATAGCTTTAGTTGAACCAATATAATGTGCATGGCGCAGCACCGGTTCTTCACATTCTGGATGGGCAATGAGCTCTGCGCCAGGATTTTGTTCTAACAGTTCAAGTACTCGACGTTCATTAAAAGTTTCATGCACAACGCATGTCCCCGGCCATAAAACCATTTTTCGTCCAGTTTGTTCAGACAAATAGCGGCCAAGATTTTTATCGGGGCCAAATATAATAGGTTGTTCTTTAGGTATAGCTTCAATTACCGCTTTTGCATTGCCAGAGGTGCAAACATAGTCTGATAAAGCCTTAATTGCTGCAGTAGTATTAATGTAGCTTACCACTACGTGCCCTTTATGTTCTGCTTTAAATTTTACGAACTCTTCTTTTGGGCAGCCTTGTGCAAGCGAGCACCCCGCATTAACATCCGGCAAAATCACTTTCTTATCAGGAGAAAGTATTTTAGCGGTTTCGGCCATAAAATGTACACCACAAAAGACAATTACTTTCGCTGACGATTTTTGTGCCGCCCTGGCTAAAACCAAAGAATCTCCAATAGTATCGGCAAGATCCTGAATATCCGCATCCTGGTAATAATGTGCTAAAATGACTGCTTCACGTTCACGTTTAAGTTTTTCTATAGCTGCAAAAAGATCCTCAGGTAACGATTCTTCTGTGGTTTTTTGTAGCAATGTGTCATTTGCACTCATTAAAAATATCCTTCACAATCTACTTCTAATATAACAACTGCTCCATAATTTGCTTGTAATACCTGATTTGTCATGCATGTAAGGCAATATTATCAGTAAAGAAAGATGTTAATTAAATAAAAAGCATTAAAAACTTAAGCACAAACAATGATCGACTCACATTGTCATCTTGATAACGAAATTTTTGCTTCTGACCGTGAAGCCGTTCTTAGTCGAGCACGAGCTGTAGGTATTAATGCTATCGTTGTACCAGCAGTCGATGTTGCCTCGTGGCAAAATATTTTAAAATTAGCCCAACAAAACCATCAGCCTCAATGCTATGTTGCTTTAGGATTACACCCAGTTAGTCTACTATCTAACAACCAAGCCGATGATCTAAAAAACCTCATTAAATTAGATGCGCTCGCGCGCACGAGCAATATCGTAGCCATTGGCGAATGCGGTCTTGATGCTAGTATTGATCTTGAACTTGCTTCTTTTACTCGCCAAGAAATCATTCTTCACTATCAAATCGATTTAGCATTTGAACTTGATTTGCCGTTAATTCTTCATGCTAGAGGTAAAGCCGCTTATCGTAGGCTAGCTGCGTTACTAAATGAAACCGGTGTACCAAATGCTGGAGCGGTTATTCATTCATATAGTGGTGGCGTCCATATGCTGAGTGATTTTCAACATGATCACCTTTATTTTGGCGTTACCGGCCCGGTAACTTACCCTGATACACGTCGCGTACATGCCAGTGTACAAGCAATCTCATTACAACGTTTACTTATTGAAACTGATGCTCCGGATCAAACGCCTGTAGGTCATAGGCCAGGGCGCTGTGAACCCGCATATCTTAACGATATCGCCGTAGCAGTTGCGACAATACGTAATAAAAAAATTGAAAAAATTAAAGCAATAACCCAGGAAAACACTTGCGCGTTATTTCGAATTAACCCTTTGGTAAACACTCCATGAAATATCATATACATCATCGTTCTATATCATTACCTATTATTCTCGGCAGTATTGCTGTCGCCCTAACTATCGCTTTACTAGTTGGTTGGACCTTAGTTAGTTTACAAAATATCGCCATTACTCGACGCGCAGTACAAAATACTTGGCTGCTAATTGCTGGTTTGGTGTCGTTTAGCATTATTTTAAGTGTCGTTATATTATTTAGTGTTTTTTTAATTCACGAAATTCTTGAAGTTAGACGCCAAACAACCTTTATTGATTCAGTTACTCACGAACTTAAAAGCCCGTTAGCATCAATCAAACTTGGGCTTGAAACTTTAGCACGCCCTAATCTAACTGAGCCACAAGTTAAAAATTTACGACATATGATGCTAAGTGATGTTGATCGTCTTACAACTTTTATTGATGATATTCTTGAAGCTAGTCGTTTATCCCATGGTCGGCGCAGTTTTACCCTTTCAGAAGTATACTTAAATGATTTAGCCCAACGTTGCGTTGAAAGTTTATCTGCACGTTATAAGCTAAAACCTAATTCAGTAAAAATTAATATTGCTGATAATTTACTTATCAATAGTGATGCCACTGCAATTGAAACCATTATTAAAAATCTCTTAGATAATGGAATAAAATACTCAAATGATCCTATCGAAGTCATTATCTCTGCTAAAAATAATAAAAATGTAACCATTATTGAAGTAAAAGATCATGGCATTGGCATTGCGCCTAAAAATCAAAAACGTTTATTCGAACGCTTCTATCGCGTTCCTAACGAAATGGTATATAAACGCAATGGTACTGGCTTGGGGTTGTTCGTAGTAGCGTCATTAGTACGCAACCTTCAAGGAAGTTTGCGTGTTCATTCTGATGGTATTAAACAAGGCACCAGCTTTTGCGTAGAATTACCCCTGGCCAGCAAAACTACAAGAGGATCGATTTGAGTGACGAAAGAAAATATTTATTGATTGTCGAAGATGAAGAACATTTAGCTTCAGCGCTTAAATTAAATTTTGAACTCGAGGGCTATGATGTCGATTTAGCTCGTACTACTCGCGAAGTTGGCGCACTACTCATGTCAGCACCAGGTTATGATGCGATTATTCTTGATATCACGTTGCCTGATGGTAATGGTTTTGATTTATGCCGTCGTTTACGTGATGCCAATAACTTAGCACCAATTCTTATGCTGACCGCTCGTAATAGTGCTGAAGATCGCGTGCAGGGTCTTGACGCTGGTGCTGATGATTATGTCACTAAACCTTTTGAATTAAACGAACTACTAGCGCGGGTTCGTTCAATGCTACGTCGTCGACGCTGGGATGTAAATTCTGATAATGGTATTGGTGAAGCAGTACTTGAGTTTGGGACAGCACGAGTAAACTTTCAAACCCAAGAAGTATTAGTAGGTACAAACGCGGTGAAACTTACGACCCTTGAGCTTGAACTGCTACGTTATTTTGCACGCAACCCTGGTCGTGTTATCGGTCGTGATGAGTTGCTTGAAGAAGTATGGAAGCTTAAAAATTTTCCTAATACACGCACTGTAGATAATTTTATTGTGCGCTTGCGTAAACACTTTGAACCGGATCCCGAAAAACCTATTCACTTTGTGTCGCATCGCGGTTCGGGATATAAATTTATTCCATCGCCAAACTAAGCATTAAAAGCTAAAGTTGGCTCAAGTTAAAAATAATTTTTATAGCCTAACTATTGACGACATCTTGTATAAATGAGTATTAGCAGCACCACTGTTTTTGGCGGGCGCATAGCTCAATTGGCAGAGCAGCGGACTCTTAATCCGCGGGCTGCGGGTTCGATTCCCTCTGCGCCCACCAAAAGGGTATTTTCTGGACACATCCTTTACTGTAATGTCTCTAGCGCGCTTTAATTTTTAAGAGCAGGTCAGCTTGTTTGAAGTGAAAGAAAACATCCAAGCCGGTAGGCATTGGTGCTAGAGGTCAAGCCTAGCTTTCATGCTTTCTGATAGTTTTATTTATTTAGATAAAATAATAAACTTTAATAATTACCAAAGAAATTCAGTCACCCAGAAATATTCACCCAATCCTCTACCATCCATATCATCAGACAGTTGAAATCCATCAAATTCATGGTTTGCAAATGGTTCTAAAATAAATTTGGACATCTTACGATTATCAATTTTACTTTTTAACTCTTCATAATTTTTAATACCACATACGTCTGGCTTAATCACAACCACTATATTATTCTGTTTTCGTATTTTTTGACCCGCATCAACATCCATTACAAAAAAACGCGCTGCAAATGCATCATAGGTATATGGTTCTACAGAGTGTCTTGAAATTTCTTCTAAAACACCCTTTACCGTCCATTGTTGCTTTTTTTTATCTGTGGAATCATATATTATCTCTTGCAGTTTGGCTTCTAATGATGTTGTTCCATACCTGATTTTTCTTTTGCCCGCATAGCTTTTTAATGCTTCTATAACATTAAGAATATCATCCTCATACAATATATTTAAGTCATTATCAGTAATTGTTTGTTCGTTAATTATCTTCATACATACTTGCGAAATGGGTTTTTCTAAAAACTGACTTCGCTCTCTACCGTTTTTATTTCGATCAAGAGCAACAATATCTATATCGGTATAATCCCAATAAGAATTTGATGGTATAACCTTGCCAAGTAAAGATATTGTTTGTTGATCTACATAATCGGTGATTTCACCAAACAGCCGTTGTGGTGGCTGATTATCTATCCAAGTTCGCTCATGTTGATCTGAAACGTTATACACAATAATTGATTCAAGCTTATTTTCTTTTTTAATTTTCTCCATATCTTCTATTGCTAAGGCTATAAATGAATGGACGTCAATGCCATCATCACCAATCATTAATGGCAGACGATATTTATATGGCAATCTATCTTTAAGATAAGTCACCTGAAAATAGCCATTGTAGGCAAAATCATTATAAGTTTTTAAAGAAAACTCTTCATCAGTTATAGCCAAATAAAAGCCTAAGGTTTTATGATAACATTCATAACCATGAACTTTTAGGTAAAGGCCGCTCTCACGTATCTGTGCAAAGTTTAAAGATTTTATAGGTGTCTTTTCGTTAACATAATTTACGAACTTAGACTTTGAAAAATCAAGAAATGGTTGTTTATTAAAATACCAAGCAATAAAAGCAAAATAGTTACGTAAACTCTTTAGCGAACCTGATTTTTGTAAAAACTTAATTATATTTATGTTATCTGGCAGTTTCTTACTTAAATTTTCAAGTTCGATAAAAGCTTCTTTTGTACCTTCTGGGTACGTATCTATTGGCACCCCTACGGCAAGATAAGGTAAATCCTCTAACTTATTTTGAATACCCTTTAACAAAGGAGCATTTTTAACATAACTGAATGGCTTAGCCTGTTTAACTGTTTTGCCATCATAACCATGCTGTTTTACTACAGCCATTACCTCTTTTTGTTTTTGTTGTAGAAACTGCTGCCATGATTTGCGATATGTTATATGAACAACGCTTTCAAGCATTTTTAACGCGTTATCAAAATAACTAATAGTACCACCTAAAGGACTCTCATCATGATTAATTTTAACAATATCTGATGTCGATAATTTGATTGGTTCAACGCTTGGTGCACCAGGCAAATCCTTACGGACATCTGATAAGCTTTCAGCTAATATTATAACTTCATCACCTATAAATTTTATTGAGGCAAAAGCCAACCGTTGCCCTTCTTTGACCCATGTTAAATTAATGGCTTTAAATTTTTTATTATATTGTTTATAATATGGTGTGCATATTAATTTTATTACATCTACCGCAACATCATCAAACAAGCCTTCATTCGTTTGACGAATAATTGCCATATCAAGTTCATTTTTTAGACCTTGCAATTCGGGAGCATCCCAAATGCTATTATAGTGATTAGCCTCTTTGATATCTTGATTATCATCCTCAGCGTAATCACAAGATATTGTTATATTGTAGCTTGCTAATCCATCTTGAGTTTTTAAAGTAGCGTTATGCAATTGCTCGATTTGTGATTGCAGCAAGGTTTTACTGAGGTTATATAAATCATATTGATTTGACCATACCCCCAAAGGGTAGTTTTTAAGTAGCTTAAATATTTTATGATATTCAGGATTAGTCTCTATTATAGCTTTTTGCTCGTCAGCTTTAAGTAACCAATCAGGTTCGCCATCTACATCCGCATTTGCATCATGTTTTTTAACATATTGTTCACAAGCAACTTCAAGTTGTTTAACCGCCGCTTCAAAACTCGTGCCCTGAAATTTGCTAAGATCAATCGCTGGTAAAGCTGGTTTATTATCAACAGGTTTACTCATATGCTTTCACTATATTTTGCTTGCACCCCTTGCAAATATCTCGGTATCCGCTCACCTCATTATGTGATACAACGTGCAACTGTTTTTCTGTTTTGCTTATTGATTCATCGGTAATAAATTGAAAATGTTGCCAAAAATTTTATTCGCGGATTTAAAAACACCGT encodes:
- a CDS encoding HAMP domain-containing histidine kinase; the protein is MKYHIHHRSISLPIILGSIAVALTIALLVGWTLVSLQNIAITRRAVQNTWLLIAGLVSFSIILSVVILFSVFLIHEILEVRRQTTFIDSVTHELKSPLASIKLGLETLARPNLTEPQVKNLRHMMLSDVDRLTTFIDDILEASRLSHGRRSFTLSEVYLNDLAQRCVESLSARYKLKPNSVKINIADNLLINSDATAIETIIKNLLDNGIKYSNDPIEVIISAKNNKNVTIIEVKDHGIGIAPKNQKRLFERFYRVPNEMVYKRNGTGLGLFVVASLVRNLQGSLRVHSDGIKQGTSFCVELPLASKTTRGSI
- a CDS encoding response regulator transcription factor: MDLSDERKYLLIVEDEEHLASALKLNFELEGYDVDLARTTREVGALLMSAPGYDAIILDITLPDGNGFDLCRRLRDANNLAPILMLTARNSAEDRVQGLDAGADDYVTKPFELNELLARVRSMLRRRRWDVNSDNGIGEAVLEFGTARVNFQTQEVLVGTNAVKLTTLELELLRYFARNPGRVIGRDELLEEVWKLKNFPNTRTVDNFIVRLRKHFEPDPEKPIHFVSHRGSGYKFIPSPN
- the nadA gene encoding quinolinate synthase NadA codes for the protein MSANDTLLQKTTEESLPEDLFAAIEKLKREREAVILAHYYQDADIQDLADTIGDSLVLARAAQKSSAKVIVFCGVHFMAETAKILSPDKKVILPDVNAGCSLAQGCPKEEFVKFKAEHKGHVVVSYINTTAAIKALSDYVCTSGNAKAVIEAIPKEQPIIFGPDKNLGRYLSEQTGRKMVLWPGTCVVHETFNERRVLELLEQNPGAELIAHPECEEPVLRHAHYIGSTKAMLDYTQKSPVQTFIVATEIGILHQMRKASPSKNFIVAAPATLTEASCGCSTCEYMKLNTLEKLYLCLRDMRPEIELAPELIAAAQKPIKRMVAIG
- a CDS encoding TatD family hydrolase yields the protein MIDSHCHLDNEIFASDREAVLSRARAVGINAIVVPAVDVASWQNILKLAQQNHQPQCYVALGLHPVSLLSNNQADDLKNLIKLDALARTSNIVAIGECGLDASIDLELASFTRQEIILHYQIDLAFELDLPLILHARGKAAYRRLAALLNETGVPNAGAVIHSYSGGVHMLSDFQHDHLYFGVTGPVTYPDTRRVHASVQAISLQRLLIETDAPDQTPVGHRPGRCEPAYLNDIAVAVATIRNKKIEKIKAITQENTCALFRINPLVNTP